CCGCCGCCACGGCGGAGGAGTACGAGGAGACCATCGCCGAGGCCGTCAACGAGGAACTGACCGGGCCGGGCATCGCGGTGGCGGGCCACACCCACGCGGTCGTGGACGACGACATCGAGGGCATCCGGTTCCTGAACCCGGGGAGCGCGACCGGCGCGGACCCCGCGAACGTGGCGACGATGATGACCGTCGAGATTCTCGAAGGCGAAGTGAACACGAAGATGTACGTCGAAGACGTGCGGGTCGAGAACCCGGAGAAGTACCCCGAGGCGTAGGTCTCTCCGACGAGGTTCGCTTCCGTTCCCGGCTTCGCTCGTCCTTCTCTCACCGTCGTCACTTGCCCGTTTCGGGCGGGTTTTTACCTCCGACGCGCCAATCTCCGGGTATGGACGTGTTCGCGGTGCCGGGACTGCCAGAGGTCCGGCCGGGCGACGACCTCGCGGCCCTCGTCGAATCGCGGGCCGACATCCGGGACGACGACGTACTGCTGGTCGCAAGCACCGTCGTCTCGAAGGCCGAGGACCGACGCGCCGACCTCGACGACTTCCCGGCGGGACCCCGAGCGAAGGAGATAGCCGAGCGACTCGAAGCCGTCTCCGGCGAGGAGAAGGACCCCCGATTCGCGCAGGCCGTCTTGGAGGAGAGCACCGAGGTAATCGTGGACGCGCCGTTCCTGCTCACGGCGACGAGGTTCGGTCACGTCGGCGTCAACGCGGGCATCGACCGCTCGAACGTCGGCGACGAGGGGCACGACCTCCTGCTGTTACCCGAGCGTCCGAGCGAGAGCGCCGACCGAATCCGGCGCAACCTCTCGGCCGACCCCGCCGTCATCGTGACCGACACCTCCGGGCGGCCCTTCCGGCACGGCCAGCGCGGGGTCGCCATCGGGTGGTCCGGTATCCAGGCGTCGCGCGACTGGCGGGGCGAGACCGACCGCGACGGCCACGAACTCGAAGTCACCGTCGAGGCGGTCGTTGACGAACTCGCGGCCGCGGCGAACCTCGTGACCGGCGAGGGCGACGACGGCCTCCCGGTCGCGGTCGTGCGCGACTGGGAGTTCGGCAACCACGAGGGGAGCGACAACCTCTACCGCGACGTGGACGGCGACTTCGTTCGGCAGGCGCTCAGGGGGTGGGAGTTTGCGCGGAATTGAACTCACGCCCGAACACCCCGTCTCCGACCTCGTGGACATCGGTCGGGAGGCCGAGCGCGAGGGGTTCGACGCGCTGTTCGCCAGTTGCCACTACAACAACCGCGACCCCTTCGTCGTCCTCGACAGGGTCGCGGCCGCGACCGACGACCTGCTGGTCGGGCCGGGCGTCGCCAACCCCTACGAGAGCCACCCGGTCTCGCTGGCCTCGCGCGTGGCGACGCTCGACGAGACCAGCGGCGGTCGGGCGGTCTGCGGTCTCGGCGCGGGCGACCGCTCGACGCTCCGGAATCTGGGCTTCGAGCGCGACAAGCCGCTCCGGCGCGTGCTGGAGACGATGAAGGTCTCCCAGAAGCTCTGGGCGGGCGAGCGCGTGGACCACGACGGCACCTTCCGAGCGACCGACGCCGGTCTCAACTACGAGGTCGGCGCGGCCCGCGAGGACGACATCCCGGTCTACGTCGGCGCGCAGGGACCCCACATGATTCGGATGTCCGCGAAGCACGCCGACGGCGTGCTCGTCAACGCTTCCCACCCCGACGACTTCGCGTGGGCCGACCAGCAGGTCGAGAAGGGACTGGCCGAGCGCCCCGAGGACCGAGGCGGGCGCGACGAGTTCGACTTCGCGGCCTACGCCAGCGTCAGCGTGGCCGAGGACGCAGAGACCGCCCGCGAGGCCGCGAGACCGCCGGTCGCGTTCATCGCCGCCGGGGCGGCCCCGCCGGTCCTCGACAGACACGACGTGGACCGCGACCGCGCGGCCGAAATCGGCGACGCCATCGAGTCCGGCGACTTCGAGGCGGCGTTCGATGCGGTCACGCCGAAGATGATAGACGCGTTCTGTATCGCCGGAACGCCGGACGCCGCCGCGGAGAAGATTTCGGGAGTGCTGGAGTACGCCGATAGCTTCGTCGCCGGGTCGCCGCTCGGTCCCGACCCGAAGGACGCGGTCAGCCTCGTTGCTGGGGCGCTGGACGCGGCCGAGTAGCGGGGCGACTGAGAAGCGGCGTTACCGCTGGTGTGCGGGCGGCCGTCCGACCGAGTCGGGCACGATGTAGTCCACGATTCCGCCCGCGGCGAGGTACCCGAACACGAGCGACGGAAGGACCACCAGCAAGAACCCCACCGTCAGCAGGAGGATGGAGGTCGGGAAGGCAAACGCAACGTCGGTGAAGTAGCCAATCATGTCCAAGACGTTCTGGATGATGCTCGCCATGTCTACACGTCTGGAGTCGGGATACTTGTTTGCTCCGTATGCGGACGATACTCCGGCACGCTTACGACGGGTGGCTCCGTACTTCGGGGCGTGAGTGACGACGCATCGCTCGACGGCTTCGAATCGACGGCCGCGACCGAGAGCGACGACGCCGACCCCGCAGTCTCGACGTACGAGTGGTCGCCCGCGGGCGGCGAGTGCGCCGACTGCGGCGCGTCTGTCGAACGCCGGTGGCGCGCGGACGGCGAACGGGACGGCGGTCTCGTGTGCGCCGACTGCAAAGAGTGGTAGGTCGGACGCGTCCGTTCCCCCCGTCACCTCAGTCGATGTCCGGATGTAGAAGAGCGGAGCTATCTCTCACTGTTCCCGGCGTCGTCGTTCGCGAGCAGGCGGGTTTCGAGGTACTCGTCTACCTCCGCTCGGACCGCCCGGAGCGCCTCGGGGTCGTCGGTCGTAGTGCGCTCGGTCAGCGCGGCGTTGACCAGCGAGACGAGGAACGCCGCCGACTGCTCGGCGTCCACTTCGCGGAAGGTCCCCTCCTCTATGCCGTCCTCGATGACGCCCGCGATGTGCTGGCGGAAGTAGCGGTCGCTCTCCGTGAAGTGACACTCGTAGTCGTCGTCCTGCACCGCCTGCGCCCGGAGTTGGACGAAGACGCCGACGAACTCGTCGTCCGTCTCCGGGTCCGGCGGGAAGACGCTGTCGATGAACGCCGTGAGCCGTTTCGGCGCGGACTCGTCGCCGCTCCTCGGGACGTTGCTCTCGGCGTAGTCGAGGACGAATTCGAGGAAATCGACCAGTAGGTCGTCCTTCCCGTCGTAGTGGTGATAGAGTAGCGATTTGCTCTTGTCGAACTTGTCCGCGATTCGCTGGATAGTGAGACCGGCGTAGCCGTACTCGGTCAGCGCTCGGTACGTCGCTTCCATGATGGCTGTCCGAGTGTCGTCGGCCGACTCCTCGAAGAGATTCTCCGGCGGCATGTGGTCGATAACTACGTAGTGTGCGCGGGTGTATCAAACCTCGGACTCCTCCGAGATTCGACGTATCGTAACCCTGCTAGAACGTCGGGAACGAATCGACCGTCTCCCACTGCGGAGTAAAACACGTTCGTGCTGGGACAAAAGTTTCAAAGCTGGACGCGAAAGGTAACACGAT
This portion of the Halorussus sp. MSC15.2 genome encodes:
- a CDS encoding metallophosphoesterase family protein gives rise to the protein MVEIAIISDTHVPSRADRIPDWVAERVREADYTIHAGDFDSPEAYETVADLAGDNFTAVAGNMDPESLDLPEIASVEVGDTTFVVTHGTAATAEEYEETIAEAVNEELTGPGIAVAGHTHAVVDDDIEGIRFLNPGSATGADPANVATMMTVEILEGEVNTKMYVEDVRVENPEKYPEA
- a CDS encoding coenzyme F420-0:L-glutamate ligase, whose protein sequence is MDVFAVPGLPEVRPGDDLAALVESRADIRDDDVLLVASTVVSKAEDRRADLDDFPAGPRAKEIAERLEAVSGEEKDPRFAQAVLEESTEVIVDAPFLLTATRFGHVGVNAGIDRSNVGDEGHDLLLLPERPSESADRIRRNLSADPAVIVTDTSGRPFRHGQRGVAIGWSGIQASRDWRGETDRDGHELEVTVEAVVDELAAAANLVTGEGDDGLPVAVVRDWEFGNHEGSDNLYRDVDGDFVRQALRGWEFARN
- a CDS encoding 5,10-methylenetetrahydromethanopterin reductase, producing the protein MRGIELTPEHPVSDLVDIGREAEREGFDALFASCHYNNRDPFVVLDRVAAATDDLLVGPGVANPYESHPVSLASRVATLDETSGGRAVCGLGAGDRSTLRNLGFERDKPLRRVLETMKVSQKLWAGERVDHDGTFRATDAGLNYEVGAAREDDIPVYVGAQGPHMIRMSAKHADGVLVNASHPDDFAWADQQVEKGLAERPEDRGGRDEFDFAAYASVSVAEDAETAREAARPPVAFIAAGAAPPVLDRHDVDRDRAAEIGDAIESGDFEAAFDAVTPKMIDAFCIAGTPDAAAEKISGVLEYADSFVAGSPLGPDPKDAVSLVAGALDAAE
- a CDS encoding TetR/AcrR family transcriptional regulator, with protein sequence MPPENLFEESADDTRTAIMEATYRALTEYGYAGLTIQRIADKFDKSKSLLYHHYDGKDDLLVDFLEFVLDYAESNVPRSGDESAPKRLTAFIDSVFPPDPETDDEFVGVFVQLRAQAVQDDDYECHFTESDRYFRQHIAGVIEDGIEEGTFREVDAEQSAAFLVSLVNAALTERTTTDDPEALRAVRAEVDEYLETRLLANDDAGNSER